Below is a genomic region from Candidatus Methylomirabilota bacterium.
ACCACCGATACCAAGGCGCCTCCGACCGACGTCCATCCTTCGAGAAGCGACGTCTACGCGCCGCCGGGGCGCGGCCCGCTCCAGAGCGCGTCGTCGGAGGCCACGCGGTCGCGGGCATCGGCCGCGTCGAGCGCCCGCATCACCTCGCGCGCCATCGTCTCGTACCAGGCGGCGACGTCCGGCGGGTAGTCGGCGTGGCTCTCGAGATCCTTCACGATCGGCCCCTCCACGGTGGGGATGTCGTGCAGGCCGTCGAACTGCCGCGTGTAGGGCCGGCCCTTGGCGGCGGCGGTCGCGGCGTCGATGGTCGCGTCGAGCTTCAGCCAGCGGCCGTCGAGATAGGCCTCGCCCAGCGAGTGGCGGGGCAGCGGCCGATCGCCCCAGAGCCGCCGCACCTCCTCGGACATGAACGGCTTGTCCGGGCAGTGCAGCTGCTGGAAGCCGACGCGCGCGGGAATGCCGGCGGCGCGGCAGAGCGCGACGAAGGAGCTGGCCTTGCCCATGCAAAACGCGTGGCCGGCCTGCAGCACGTCGCTCGCCCGTCCCCGGCCCGCCGCGAGATCGCGGAAGGCGGCGAGGATGTCGTAGGGGATGTCGCGCACGAAGTAGTAGATGCGCTCGAGCCTCTCCCGGTCGCTCGCGCAGCCCGCGGTCAGCCGGCGGGCCTGCTCGAT
It encodes:
- a CDS encoding transglutaminase family protein, with the protein product MDAEERRRYLEPTRLIDSTHAAVIEQARRLTAGCASDRERLERIYYFVRDIPYDILAAFRDLAAGRGRASDVLQAGHAFCMGKASSFVALCRAAGIPARVGFQQLHCPDKPFMSEEVRRLWGDRPLPRHSLGEAYLDGRWLKLDATIDAATAAAKGRPYTRQFDGLHDIPTVEGPIVKDLESHADYPPDVAAWYETMAREVMRALDAADARDRVASDDALWSGPRPGGA